TGCGTGCTACTGAGACGGAGGGAGTGGTGTTGGCCGCCTATCCCCTGAAAGGGGTGGAATATTCCTGGTTTGAGCTGTATGAGGACTCTCGAGAGGAGGGGAGCCCTCCAGCGAGGTGGAGCGAGTTTGTTGATGCCTTCATGGACGTTTTCTTGCCTGCCGAGACTAGGGAAGCCCATGCTATTGAGTTTGAGAACTTAAAACAAGGAAACAAGAGCGTGTGGGAGTATCACATAGAGTTCGCGCACCTGTCAAAGTATGTTATTCTCATGATGCCCACTATGGAGGCCCAAGTGCGCCGGTTTGTGTAGGGCCTTAGCCCTTTGGTTATTAACGAGGCTGTCACAGATGCTTTAAATTCGAATATGAACTATGGAAAGATGGTGGCTTTCTCTCAAGCGACAgaggcccgcaagttgaagaacaGGATGGAGAGAGAGGGTAGCAGCAGGGCCCGATCCATAGGAAATCCTTGTAATTCATTTGGCGGGGCGATATCAGCTTTTAACGGAGGATTGTCAGGGCCATCCCAGTCATATTCTCAATCTTCAGTCAATGCACCGCCAGCAGGGCAAAGTCAGCAATAGGGGGGTTATTCTAGGCCTAATCAGGGTAGCAGTGGGCCCCATCAAAAAGGTCAATCAGGTGGGAGATTCCAGTAGCAGTAGAGACCCCCATGCCCCAAGCTTGGGAGGATGTATTTGGGAATCTGCTACATGGACCTACCAGTATGTTATGGGTGCAGGATGAGAGGTCGTATCTAGAGGTAGTGTCGTGCATCCCGCCAAGGTGCGGGCAGGGGCACAACACAACTGTCAATTTCTTCAACTTCTACATCTTCAGCACCCCTCCAGCTTGAGGCACTCCATCACCAGCAGGGCATGGTGTAGTTAGGGGTGGTGTGCAGAGTTCGAGAGGACCTACCCATTTCTACGCTATGAGTGGTTGCTGGAGtgcagaggcttctccagatgttgtcaCATGTATATTGActatccaatctcatgatgtTTATGATCTTATCGACCtcggttccaccttgtcctatggTACTCCTTATGTTTCTATGGAATTCAGGATATAACCGAAATATCTTCATGAGTCGTTCTCGGTATCTACTATAGTTGGTGAGTCTATTGTAGTCGCGCAGGTTtatagaggttgtgttgtcaCTATGTGTGGTCGGGATACCATGGCTAACCTTACTGAATTGGCGATGGAGGATTTTGAtataataatgggaatggattggctttatacatgttatgctcaactcgacTGCTAAATTATAACTATGAGGtttgaatttcctaatgagcctGTTATTGAGTGGAAGGGGGATAATGTGATTCCAAAAGGCAGGTTTATTTCTTGCCTTAAGGCCACGAAGATGATTAACAAGGGATGTATTTACCATTTGGTCCCGGTTACGTACACCGATGCTGAGGCACCTACACTTGAGTATGTTCCAGTTGTGTGAATTCCCGGATGTCTTTCCATACGAGCTCCCTGGGATTCCACTGGACCGGGtgattgattttggtattgatgtGATGCCAGACAcgcagcctatatctattccaccttTTAGAATGGCACCGGCCGAGTTtaaagagctaaaggaacaattgaaggatttgttTGAAAAGGGTTTCATCTGACCGAGTATCTTGCCTTGGGACGCACCGGTTGtctttgtaagaaagaaagatagATCGTtatggatgtgtattgactatcggcAGCTCAACAAGGTAACAATAAAAAATAAGTACCCACTACCAAGGATAGAagatttgtttgatcaattgtAGGGTGCAAGGTacttctccaagattgatttatgCTCAAGGTATCACTAATTGAAGATAAGagagcaggatattccaaaaataaCTTTCAGGACCCAGTATGGGCACTTCGAATTTCTGGTAATGtctttgggctaacaaatgccccggcagctttcatggatcttatggaTCGAGTCTTCAACCTTTTCTTGATTcttttgtgatagtgttcattgacgatattcttttATATTCACGAAGTCGAGAGGACCACACCGATCATCTTAGGGTAGTTCTACAAACTCTCTATCAACACCAGTTGTATGCGATGTTTTTGAAATGtgaatttggcttgaatctttcatgttcttgggtcatgtcatcTCTGGAGAAGGAATTACgattgatcctcaaaagattgcagcaatgaagaattggcctagacccacaactctaacagagattcgtagtttcttgGGTCTGGCCGGGTATAACAGgaagtttgtggaggggttttctactctttcctctccattgactaaattgacgcagAAAATGATTAAGTTCCAAAGGTctgatgcttgtgaaaggagcttCCAGGAGTTTAAATCAAAATTGACTACGGCGCCCGTGTTGGCTCTACTAGAGGGTACAGATGGGTTCGTGTTATATTATGATGCTTTAAGGATCAGGCTTGGATGTGTGTTAAATCAACACGGAAAGGTTATAGCTTATGATTCTAggaaactcaagaatcatgaaaagaactatccaacacaTGACTTGGAGCTTGCGGCAGTGGATTTTGCATTGAGGATTTGGTGTCATTACTTGTATGTGGTCCATGTGGATATATTTACcaaccacaagagccttcaatatattttcaaagaaaaggagttgaatctgaggcagACAAGATGGCTGGAGTTACTTAAAAACTACGACATCGATATTCTATATCACCCAGGAAAAGCCAATATTATGGCGGATGCTCTTAGCTGGAAATCTATGGGTACTTTGGCTCACTTGGAGGCATGTCGAAGGCCATTGGCCCGGGAGGTTCACCAGTTAGCTAGTTTGGGAGGTAGTCTTGCGGACTCTATTGAAGGAAGGGTAATTGTGTAGAATAGGGgtgaatcatcgcttgtggcgGAGGTCAAGGAGAAGTAGTACCATGATCCATTATTGGTATAGCTGAACGAGGGGATTCATTAATATAAGTCTATGGCTTTTActcttggcatggatgatggtacactAAGGTACCAAGGGCGGCTATGTGTTCCAAATGTACATAGTCTTCAGGAAAGAATCATGGTTgaagctcacacttctaggtattccttgcacccaggttctacaaagatgtatcatggtCTCAAAGAAGTCTATTGGTGGAATGACATGAAAAGGAACGTGGCGGACTTTATGGCAAGGtgtctgaattgtcagcaagtgaaggccgaacattaACGTCCTGGTGGGTTGGCATAaaacatagaaattccaatgtggaattGGGaaatgattaatatggactttgtggtaggaATGTCACGTACTCCGTgtaagtttgactcaatttgggccATTGTGGACCGACTCACAAAATTAgcacacttcttgccagttaaatctactaACACAATAGAACAGTATGCTCAGttatatatcaaggaaatagtcaggTTCTGTGGcactccagtttctatcatttcggatAGAGGGACACAGTTCATAgctaacttttggaagaaattttagcAAGGTTTGGCTACTTAGGTAAATCTTAGCATTGCCTTCCAGCCATAGACCAACGGGAAAGTAGAGTGAACTATTAAGACTCTTCAGGATATGTTGCGTGTTTGTGTTCTTGATTTcaagggtagctgggatgattatttgccactcatagagttttcttacaacaacagatTTCATGCTAGCATTCATatggcaccatttgaggcattatatggtaggagatgtagatctcctATTGGGTGGATCGAAGTTGGGGAAGCTAAATTAATAGGACCAGACCTCATGCATCAGGCCATGGAAAAGGTTAATATCATAAAGGTGCGGTTGAAAACTGCTTAGAGTCATCAAAAAATCTATTCGGATGTCTATCGCAGAGACtatcaaagaagatgattgggtattcttgaaagtTTCCCCTATAAAGGGTATTATGCGGATTGGAAGAAAAGTGAAATTGAGTCTGAGGTATGTCGGGTCGTACAAAATTGCTCAAAGAATTAGTCAAGTGGCGTACAAGCTTGAGCTACCACCTAAGATGTCATTAGtacacccggtattccatgtgtccatgttgaAGAAAGTAGTTGGAGATCCATCCGCTATTGTGCCGGTTGATACTATTGAGATTAATGAAGAATTGttatatgaagaaattccagttgccattcttgataggcaagtctgaAAGTTGAGGAATAAAGAAATTGCCttcgtgaaagtgttatggcgaaaccAGCAGGTGGAAGAGGCTATTTGGGAAGCTgaggaagaaatgaaaagaaGTACCCTCACTTGTTTGAATAGTTGTGTAATCCATTCTTTTTATGAAGTTGTCACCTATGTATTTTGTATCACTTTTTCAGCTAATGTAAAGGTGTTCCTTTTGATTATATGTTTCTTATGAGGCCACGATTGGTATTGTTATGAGTTCTGTTACATCGTTGGGTTGTGCATATATTTGTAAGATGTGGTTTTGGGGATCTGTGACAGGTGGATAAGCCTAGTTACAATataaactctggcgaaatttttgcaaatttagggagttagccaaatttggggctGCTGGTGTGTGGTATGAAAACCAAGCTGCATAAGTTGCTAATAAGTGGACCTTAATCCTCATTCGAgaacgaatgatcttaagtgggggaggatgtaaggccccataAATTGTTTCCTAAAACCAAGAATTTTCGTGGTGCCAATTTAGGATTATGTATTAGAGATTGTTGAAATTCTTCGCGGCTCGCAAGCTCGCTGCGGTTCGGACTCTTTGGATTGAACAGTAAGCTATAGagttaaaggaaaatattttgcgAAAGTGCACATTTCTGTGCCCCATTATGCGGCCCCATAATCACTCTGTAGGCCGCAAAATGGCCGAAGAGTGAGGCAGTCCTTTTGGCCAATTTTGAGGTCCGTTTCGCGGCCAATTATGTGACCGCATAACCACTTCGCGGGCTGCACTTTGGTCGCATAATCGTCCTTAGATTTTTGCGAAAGGaggttctgcggtgcattataaAATAGCTGAACAGGACTGTAGACCGCATATTGGTTGCAGAGCGAGGCAAAAAATTCATGTACCTGAGGGCCACTTTTTGCGGTCATTTCGCGGACCGCGTAGATCCTTATCGGGGCTCCAAATTTCTAATATTTAGACCCAATCCTATGTTGATATGTCTTATGCCATACTTCATTTTGAGCCTATTTTCTGGTACTTTTAGAGTGAGAAAGAGAGTATTAGAGGGATAAAGTGTTCTTTATCAAAATTACTCCTCAATTCTTGTTTAAATCTTGAAGATTGTCAAGAGAGGAGCCTAGGTCTTCTTCttaagaggtaagattctatcACCCAAACTCTTAATTCCCAAATGTAACTAGAATGGGCCATTAGAAAGCTAATTCATGGGGATGGGAGTGATtatcttgcatgcatgtgttaTAAAAGAGTGTAGGGATATTATGAGCTCAAAATGGTGAAAGATGGGGTGTAAGATGATGGAATCTTTCACAAAaaggtcttaaaaatataatgcacacctagtgtttgataatgtgctcaaatgagctaaAATCTTGATCATCCTTCTAATTTTTTATTCAACTTGTTATATTCCTAAAATAGATTGAAGGTGCTAAGAGTTCTAGATTTATTGTAGAATTTAAGAAaagctcaattgaggtatgtatggctaaaacccttcTTCTTAGAATCGAATCCTCCGGTGTCCATGTAGTTGGTGTAAATCCCCAATTTGATCATATTAGAATTGATTATTCCTAATGTGTTGTGTTGAATGGAGTATGTTCAATAGTTGTTCTAAATACTTATCATGCCATCTTGCACTTTTGAGGATGTGTTTAATGATGTGGAATACGTGTTAAGAAAGGTTAAGAGCTCATGTCAAAAATAGAATAAAGATTGTTATGCCAATTTGTATGAAAAGCCTCTATTTGCTTAGGGTTTTCCAAGTTGCTCCTTTATGTGTACAAATGCTTTACACGATTGCCCTCATTGTTCATTAATGATAATGTTAGTTGAATGTGTAACAAAGGGAAACTTGAATTGTTAAACACGGACAAGTGCCAAGAATGACTTAATAATCGAGGCCACTCATGCCAGTGTATTGAAAGATGGGAAAGAGATATGAAGTAAGATGATTGGTCGAAAGGTGGATGTCTCAAGTGAGATAACCTAGCCGATTGGGTCATGATAAGATGTCAtgccacacacatggtggtaactaTGCTGCAAATGATAAATTGAAATGGTGGATATGGTTGTTGTCTCAAATGagatgacctagccgatcgggtcgagatcggactccgcgtAAGAAACAGTGGTATTGTGGATTGTGGCATAGAGGCACTAAAAATTTCCCAACTTAATAATATGGAAATATATTTGAGAACTTATGTGAtccttatttgatgttttagtaTTGTTTGAAGCTCTTATTGAACTTATGATTATTTCCTCCTTGTATTATTGTTCATTCTATTAAGATGCTGTGTTTAGTTTTACATACTAGTATTATCTGAtagtactaacatcccttttggtGGGGGCGTTACATCTTTGAATGAATATAGATGGTTTCATAGCAGATTGTGTTGATCGCAGCTAGTGGTACATCATCATCATAATCTTCCCAgcagacttggtgagccccagttCATTCTGGGGTCTTGTATTATATCTTTTGCTATGTTGTAGCCGCTTTTGAGGTATAACCGTGGCCTTGTCGCCGACACTATCTTTACACTCTTTTTGTgtcttagaggctccatagacattGTGTGTGTTGTTTATGGGTGCTAGAAAGGTCAGACGAACTATGTTGTGTTTTGGATTCTTGTTCCACTAAATCGTAAGGTGTATGTATTTTGAAACCTATCAATGATATGACTAATGAAATAGCTTAGTAATGTATATATATGATCTACTATTGTCTTATTAATGAAAACACACCTTTTCATGAGTGAGTTAGTTAGAATGggtctaacaggcttgctcgcCCGGGGTCACTCGGTTGGGTGCCAGTCGTGCTCcctgaggttggggcgtgacaaagtgatctagttaaaagagtaaagaagagttatagatgatgtgatgtctcgcttgatgttttagaataacataaggaaatctatagtgcaagcaagttgaaggaaggttgcgggTAGTATTAATTGATATGTGTAGGTcgtaagctaaagtatggtagagcgacaaggttttttgaagacaggagtaaggataagaaaaggcgagtgagaaacaaaagagctgatggtttctctaagttatagaaagctcagtatagcatgtatgaactcaaaggagtctaagactagtagcacttagaagagatggaatgctgccctggtagtagaataagggtataattgtgatagataaaggatgacgtttgggccttcgattgcgTTATAATTTGAAAGGAAAAGGGGGATTTCATGAGTTGTATGGGATTAGAATAACCACCAAAGGATGAATCATATTGGTatactatgaaatacggttatggaagtatagtatcgacCCTAGGTGGATCAACCTAATCACTTTAGGTATTCCACGATGAGACGTAAGccttagtgacaatgtattacgtaagaggtttcaagttatttgtagtagattgtagatcaacattgaggtgaatcaacagtGGATAGATAAAGGTTATAGAGTATGAGACAAGATTAGGCAaacattcttaagatgaacaataatgaagaagtgttaaaggacttagatttatacatatacaataagcaatgagagtaacctggagtttggtagcagaccttagCAACGATAAATCTAAGTAAGGGTTGTGGTATATTATGACCTACTTAGATGCAATAAAGTCATATGGATGTATAACCGGGTCTacgaaataagatatagcaatattcgtaagttcatcaaagtaccgagcaaagaacttcagtacaatCATAGGCGCCCAGAGGGCCAGTTTGTCATAATTCTATATATGTTtataaagtgaggcctagagattggctaaaatctGGAGGAAAAGGAGAGAAGAATTGCATTAGCGCACATACAAGGAAGAAGTCGTACAGGCcacatgatagaaggtagcaagagttacgagattagaagaattccgaccacagtccatggtgtgagaaagaggcctaaaggtgGGAATACCcttgactttggatttattcacataatagttgcctagatggcaaggacagTATTAAAATCATTTGTAAGAGCTCTTCGATTATAAGTCAGATAGGTGCCTCAGTCAACATtaaaggacgaatgttccaaaggggggaatgatgttacacctcacaatattacgacgatgttacacCCCGTAGTAGTGTACGTTGGAATTgccgtaagataattgacatcaattcaaggacaagattattttgaggttataagtattatgAGTTACATTTCGCATTTTCATACAttaaagttttgtcgtaagttaattgaCCTAGActtgggaatgagattattttttagGCTATAAGCATTTATACTATTTATAACAGGCGATAAGTAATTGTCGTGAAGGTTAGAGggtaaacgaatcaaagaaaatgagttttgttgaaggttgtcaatttaggataaaatacggtgtgaactataatacccgatatttatggactagtgccatacaaggtaccacatgaccatgataataaggtgtataaagtgtgttaaaagtaagtagtcttttaagtaatttgagaaaattcttaataatgtggataattggttaagTATTGGATTAGTGATAGATTAACAAGTTAATTAAGGAAATGGGTGGATAATTATTGGATAGGCTTGATAAGCCCCAACGTGGCAACAAACTATGCCTGTAATGACTCTTAAATCACATTACAAGGTGGCATATATAGAGAGACTTTTGGCTAAGTCATCACCTAAGTGGGGCCCACACCCACTAAGGTAAATGACTTCTCAAAATCACAAAGAGTAATGTTTATATCTAATCTACATAGAAACATGATTTGCTTGAGAGATGCTTATATCATATTGAATGGCAACGTGATTTTGCTTCAATAAAAATTCATACAAGATTATGTAATAGCAGCGTGAGATGTAATTTTAAGAGAATacagtacaatctttctcaagaatatcatacggatttttttaTGCTTCGATCTTACCGTTACGTGTTTTACCGCGACTGACGTAtgttaaagggattgtcaagagaatcagctcaagtatgttaaggctgtctcttttttccttttggcatgatctatatgataCAAATGGAATGAGCAAAtgcgcaactttcataaatgactctattcatagaactgctaggggtgcctatgttcttgattccccatgtgtcttattattaGATCttttattcatgggtctcagaaatatACGTAATtaataaagtttatccgaaaggcatattgatcttatgacattctgagAAATCTTATTAACACACTTCTTATGTATTTAAtacatttatacatgtatattgacccatgaccagatgacttTATTAGGTGTATATTATATGtttatgggatatgggaaaaggttacggcgttatatatgcaccaccacctgatcagctggtatacgttgatgatttgcccacaatggccgagatgatatgttGAGATGCAATcggaggcttgatgatattatgtacgcatatacctatgcatggtattacatttatacgcatatgcatgacattataaatatgaattgatttacagagctattcagacatacatgttgagtcttttactccatgtttctctcatgttttttatttactggttttcattccttacatattcggtacattatttgtattgacgtcccttttgcctagggatgtTGCGTTCCATGCCttaggtcccgatagataggttgagagtcctctatgtaggctatcagctcagcgaaagaggttggtgcgcttcatttgctctggttgcttatttggtcagtatgatttggacatgtattgatagGTACgacggggccctgtcccgacttttatgatatttatgtactcttagaggcttgtagacagatttcatgtgtatggatacttgtataaCCTTATTGGCATATGTTTTGATTATATAATggatcatgtcggccttataggcccatacGTCATATATATAAGTTGGTATATCAAGTTGGGTCATCCTATATCGAGTATTTCCTCATGCTTTATTCTAGTTATCTCATGACAACCTCTCtagttcatttacctatgatagtatgatacgaaagatagtactcgattgagtaaggcactgggtgcccgtcgcggcccactGGTTTGGGTCATGATAGTCACATCCATCATTTGCATATTATACCTCAGTCTCTGTTACTATTATTGTTGTGTTATATATCATTGTTTGGGCTAGTTGGCATGAGATTtatgagcccgagagactggaaagTTTGATGACTGACTTGGGGCCTGAGAGTCGTGTTGTGAGTGAGATATGTGGAtggggttgcacgtcgcaacatgccttatggctatatgtggatcgggttgcacgtcgtaaCAGGCATTATggctatatatggatcgggctacaccaAAATGCTATATTGTATACCATTTTGGTACATAGTGTATAATTCAATAATATATAACATATTACAAAAATATACTGCTATATTATACAATATAATGTAACACTATACTATTATAATtttgtccttttttaatttttaaaaattttcaacTGAATGTTTTTCAAAAATTTACAAGAGATTTtgcatttcttttatttttttcttaaatgagGTGTTTGGTGGAGTTTCATGAACTATTCACTACACCACATGTAAATGTAGGAGTACACATAAAATAGTATTATGTCTACTATGTCATTTTATTAtactaattttttattttgttatatTGATATATTATTTTAGTATGAGATATGTTAGAATTATTTACATTAATTCACATACTTTTAATAACaagctaaaaatgaaagagaaaaggtatATTGTATTAGTTATTCTATAATGATTGatgtaaaaaatattttaaaaataaaacttatgctatatgagttaactttttttttaaattgatatagtgaaaaaaattaaaaagttagaAAGAAAGTGTCACGATcctaacccggacccgatcgtgatggcgcctctcatgaagacaaggccagccaaataTTCCCAATTCGATGTTAAACAGTTAAAATAGCAGTGAAACAGTCTAAGACATGATTAATAATACGAAGAAGCAGATAATATCGATAAAAAAACGgaaaatacaacccaacacagccctaactggggtgtcacaactcatgagcatctataaaatctaatacaagtctgaaaagtctacaaacTATTACGAATGTttgataagagatagaaatgagaaagagggagaaac
The Nicotiana sylvestris chromosome 11, ASM39365v2, whole genome shotgun sequence DNA segment above includes these coding regions:
- the LOC138881227 gene encoding uncharacterized protein, whose amino-acid sequence is MSIAETIKEDDWVFLKVSPIKGIMRIGRKVKLSLRYVGSYKIAQRISQVAYKLELPPKMSLVHPVFHVSMLKKVVGDPSAIVPVDTIEINEELLYEEIPVAILDRQV